A genome region from Cucumis sativus cultivar 9930 chromosome 4, Cucumber_9930_V3, whole genome shotgun sequence includes the following:
- the LOC105435200 gene encoding zinc finger protein ZAT1, giving the protein MELQIQDHQEQKQHLCKLCNKSFSNGKVLGGHMRSHRTSQNPPKKRKKNSISGSYSLRENPKKSWKFSAPNGESGENPPQENHCKICGKGFESSKALFGHMRHHSGRRKEPSRRCKECNKEFENLKSLTSHMKSHCQSSVIGTDQSEGETLGLLRRKRSRRTRFKLSGSNYPYCSSSSDLIEYSSSSVVDGIEHDVEELALSLLMLSKGVGNFGAEFSSESNGGHFRCFESKSPLYRTGHFEEEKDRVTMEFQEVGRYYAGVELGMPKLKDADECEMGFCEIGMKNELKSLKKGEIEDFCMEACEEVVGEMEEGKHQCDVCLKVFGSGQALGGHKRAHLLKPNLMELEEDDENQNQDEEEDDDDDDDDDDDDDDDEFKIWWKGDDENEQQQQMVALVSSN; this is encoded by the coding sequence ATGGAGCTTCAAATTCAAGATCATCAAGAACAGAAGCAGCACCTTTGTAAGCTCTGCAACAAGAGCTTCTCAAATGGCAAAGTCTTAGGCGGCCACATGAGGTCTCATCGCACCAGCCAAAATCCACCCAAAAAGCGCAAAAAGAACTCAATCTCCGGTTCCTATAGCCTGAGAGAAAACCCCAAAAAGTCTTGGAAATTTTCAGCTCCAAATGGGGAAAGTGGCGAAAACCCTCCGCAAGAAAATCACTGCAAAATCTGCGGCAAAGGGTTCGAATCCTCTAAGGCTCTGTTTGGGCATATGAGGCATCATTctggaagaagaaaggaacCGAGTCGCCGATGTAAAGAATGTAATAAGGAGTTCGAAAATCTTAAATCTCTCACTTCACATATGAAGTCTCATTGTCAATCGTCAGTTATTGGCACCGACCAATCGGAGGGCGAAACTCTGGGGCTTTTGCGGCGGAAGAGATCCAGAAGGACGAGGTTTAAGTTAAGTGGTTCAAATTACCCttattgttcttcttcttctgatttgattgaatattcatcttcttctgtTGTTGATGGAATAGAACATGATGTTGAAGAGTTAGCTCTCTCTTTGTTGATGCTGTCCAAAGGGGTGGGTAATTTTGGGGCTGAGTTTAGTTCTGAATCTAATGGGGGTCATTTTCGTTGTTTTGAATCTAAATCACCATTGTATAGAACAGGtcattttgaagaagaaaaagatagagtTACAATGGAGTTCCAAGAAGTTGGGAGGTATTATGCTGGGGTTGAATTGGGGATGCCAAAGCTTAAAGATGCTGATGAATGTGAAATGGGATTTTGTGAAATTGGGATGAAAAATGAACTGAAATCTTTAAAGAAAGGTGAGATTGAAGATTTTTGTATGGAAGCATGTGAAGAAGTAGTTGGAGAAATGGAGGAGGGAAAACATCAATGTGATGTGTGCTTAAAGGTGTTTGGATCAGGGCAGGCATTGGGGGGCCACAAGCGAGCTCATCTTTTGAAACCCAATTTAATGGagcttgaagaagatgatgaaaatcaaaatcaagatgaagaagaggatgatgatgatgatgatgatgatgatgatgatgatgatgatgatgagttCAAGATATGGTGGAAAGgtgatgatgaaaatgaacaACAGCAGCAGATGGTGGCTTTGGTTTCTTCAAACTGA